The genomic region CGGGCCCGTCGCCCCAGACGGCCGCCCACTGCAGATCACCGGGCTGCGCCGCCGGCCCCGGCCGGCCCGCCACGGTCAGCGTCCGGCCAGCGTGCACGACATCGGCCGGGATGTCGTCGAGGAACTCGTGGGCGAACACCAGACCCTCGACCTGCGGCAAGCAGTCCGGTGCCCGGCCCTGGATCCAGCGGACCGGCAACGGCAACTCCGGCCGTGGGCGCACATCGACACCGATCAGCCGATCGGCCGGGAATCCCAGGTCCTGCAACTGCCGCAGCAACCTGCCACCGCCGGCGCCGACATCCACGATCCACGGCCGGTCGATCCCGTGGCGGGCTGCGGCCGCCCGGCACCGCTGCAGTACGAGCCGCGCGACGTGGTCACCGAGGTCGATGCTGGTGGTGAAATGCCGGTGCGCCGGCACATGCGGGGAGAAGGCGACTTCGTGTGTCCAGGCCATGGCCTGGGCCCAGGTCAATCGCGCATCCACCGCGTGCTCTTGTCGGAGGCTCGTGCCGCCCGCATGTGCCCGACCTCCTCACCGAGCAGCTCCTGGCACTGCTGCAGACCGAAGTGCGGCCACACCGCGTCGATGCGACCCGGCGGCAGGTCGAGGTGGACACTGGCCAGGCCCAGGCTGCGCTCCCACAGCCCCTGCGTGAGTCGCACGGACTGCACGCGGGCATGGTCCACGACCTGCAAGCGCCGGGTCACCCGGCCGCGGCGCAGGACCGCGATCCGTGGATCGGCACCCGCGGCCAGCTGGCGCCACTGGATCCACGCACGGCGGCGCACTTGAGCCACTGGGGCGGTCATGGGGACGCCACCGGGGTCCGCGCCGGGGAGCACCCGCCGGAACAGGTCCTCAGCGACCTCGCGCGGGGCGACCGGCAGCAGCACGGCCTCGGTGCCAGCCTCGTCATCGCTCTTGGTCAGTCCGGCGACGGTGACGTGAAGGCGCACCCACCCCCGGCGCCGCCACAGCAGCGGCTCCTCGAACTCGACCGCGCACACGCGCCCGGGCGGGATGGTCCGGGCCTGCGTCTGCAGCAACCCGTGGCGCAGCCGGATGCCGTCCGGCGAGTCGGCCACGGTGAAGTTGTAGAGCCGGGTGAACTCGGTGACGACCATGGCCAGCGGCACGCCACCCAGCAGGACGGTGAACAGCCCCGTCCAACCGTTGAGCACCACCGTGGACACGACGATCAGCACGGTGAGAAGCAGCAGGAGCACGGTGACTGCCCGCAACAGCAGCGAGACCAACAGATCCTTCGTGGGCACCACGAGCAAGGGCGCCTCGGGCGCCTCCCCGACGTCGTGTTGCAGACCGGCAGCACGGGCCAGGATCTCGCTGCGCAAGGACTCGGCCTCGGCCATGGTCAGGTACTGCAGATCGGCGCGGGAGTCACCGGCACCCGCCACCTCGATGCGCAGCGCCGCGAATCCGAAGACCCGGGCCACCAGTGGTCGGTTGACGTCCACCGTCTGCAGGCGGGACAACTGCAGTCGCCGCTCCTGCTGGAAGATCACGCCGGACTGCACCCGCAGGTCGCCGTCGTCATCGAACCAGAATGCCAGGCGCCGATAGGCCAAGAACTCGTAGCCGAGTGCGACCACCGCGATCATGAGCGTGACCCCCAGCAGTCCGAGAACCCCCAGTGGCTTGGACAGCAGCGCCTGACCCCGGCGATCAGCACGCCGACGAACAGCGCCGGCAAGTACGTGGACACGCGGACGAGAGGCGTCACCGGGTGGACGTGCCGCCGCCCGCCTTGGGTGTCCGGTGCGCTCACAACCCCGCCGACCTCTGCTCGCCCTTCGCGGCCAACCGGTCGCGCAGTTCGGCGGCGACGTCGGGGGACAGACCGGGAATGGCCGCATCGGATGTGGCCGACGCGGTGTGCAACTGGAC from Micrococcales bacterium harbors:
- a CDS encoding PH domain-containing protein, translated to MIAVVALGYEFLAYRRLAFWFDDDGDLRVQSGVIFQQERRLQLSRLQTVDVNRPLVARVFGFAALRIEVAGAGDSRADLQYLTMAEAESLRSEILARAAGLQHDVGEAPEAPLLVVPTKDLLVSLLLRAVTVLLLLLTVLIVVSTVVLNGWTGLFTVLLGGVPLAMVVTEFTRLYNFTVADSPDGIRLRHGLLQTQARTIPPGRVCAVEFEEPLLWRRRGWVRLHVTVAGLTKSDDEAGTEAVLLPVAPREVAEDLFRRVLPGADPGGVPMTAPVAQVRRRAWIQWRQLAAGADPRIAVLRRGRVTRRLQVVDHARVQSVRLTQGLWERSLGLASVHLDLPPGRIDAVWPHFGLQQCQELLGEEVGHMRAARASDKSTRWMRD